Part of the Gigantopelta aegis isolate Gae_Host chromosome 15, Gae_host_genome, whole genome shotgun sequence genome is shown below.
CGATTACAGTGGATAGGCGTTTGGTTTTTTTGtatattactttttaatttaattgttttttaatgatgaCGATACACGTTACTGGTATTTGCGAGTTCATCATAAGATTAGATTACAAGGTGTAATAAGTGGAAATCCGGCGTTATGTCCATATGCAGTTTAATTTTGTTGCCACCAAGTACAGTTTATTATgctaaatgtttaatatgttgttgtttgtttatctaGAATTCACTGCTCTACTCGTTGGAAGAAATGTCCGTCGTCAAGCTGTCACCACCCGGTCCGTGGCCGTGGTCCGGATAACCGTCGAGAACCGCGAGTTGACTTACTCTGTGCGCTATACTCGGTAAGTtatttgttcgttcgttcgttcattcattcattcattcattcattcattcattcattcagttaatgaattaatgaattaattaatgtttatcacGTTACTCATTTATTCGTTTATTCACacgttaatttatttattcttttattcttttattcatttattcgttcattcaatcaatcaatcaatcattgaGATTATTGCTTATCATAAAGGTAAACAGATGTTTTGTGGTCACTGTAAaagcaaattatttatttatttatttattcgtttATTCGTTTATGTGATATTATAGACTGGATCATCCCAAGTTCCTGCAGATTACGGATGCTAACGGAAACATATTAGTTGAGAGTCCCATTGTGAAGAAACGATCTGGAGACAAAAAGGTGAGATTTCAAATATTAGGAATAATTCAAATAGAAAAAAGAATGTAATATCTACACTACATTGTATCTCTCATATAACATCCAGCAAAACCaacgaataataataataataaaaaccgaactacaagttatttattacataaaaatatgtttttgttacaATTTAATGATTGAAACTAAACACTACAGTAGTAATTTAATGATGTATTTTCTCTGTTGTGTTTTACGGAATAAAATACAGGTTTTACTAAATATGTTTCATATAGATGTGTTCAAAATAATACTTTCTCTTGTGTACcatcttatctatctatctatctatttatcttatCTATCTTTCTAATCTatctaatctatctatctatctatctatctatctgtctatctgtctatctatctatctatatctatctatctattttcaGCTATGTGGTGTTTGGAAAAAGATCCCGTCAGTGTACCTCCAGTACTTCAGAGAAAAACGGCTCTTTGCGGTGATTACCACGTCCCGCTACCCAAAGGGATTGGTCGCTGGAAGAGTAGTACCCAACGCGAATGTCCATAAAGGTAAGTTACATACTAACAAAAATGTTATTCAGTTATATTTCGTTTTCTGTAACCTTACTATAAATTAAGTATTGTATACAGTGATATGATGAAACGCGCCGTTTGATACCACAtgccattaaataaaatatcagcCCTCTAATAACATGAATACTTTTTGCTTGATGGGGCATTAAAATACTCATTTGGAAAGCAATGAAAATGGAAAATGAAAGAGATACTACCTTTTCATTTCCTTTTCACCATTTGTCTATAAATATAGGTTTATGTTTGTACAgctatgtatacacatgtatattggaGTGTATCCCACTAATTAAAACTATATGGCTATAAAAGGGATGAAGTGTACGTGGAATTTCTATATCATTTTGTGATTTGAAAACATCGAACCTACTGAATAAATTGTATGCTGAGGTGTCACCAGATGGACATTCCTTTCCTCCGAACATATATAACAATGCAAACCATTCGAAACAGACGACATTCCAGGAATTCCCGCGCAATTCTCATTGAACTCACTAACACTTTTTCGGTACACCCATCTCATCTGAAGGAGACGACGGAATTccttaatgaaaataattagaACATCTCAAATATCGTTTTTCATGTGTATGTGGTAGGAATTTGCGGGTCGCGTGCGGTATTTCCCGAAATAATTACACCTATCTTCTTATCGGTTTGCCTTAGCAATGGGGCCCGCGACGTGATACACATCCTCGTGCGACCTCGGGACCCCAATCTGTTTGTGACCCGGGCTAGGGATGATTCAGCTTAAATtgatggaagaaaggaaggacatgttttatttaacaacgcactcaacacttaaAGCCGTTTTGTCgccttttaaataaatttattttgcattttttaGTAATATAACTAACACGTTTACTACACTCAGATTATGCTAGCAGTCCTAAATACACACGTCTATACAACCAAAGTTCTCCGGGTCCCTGTTTTACGAAGCGCtgagatcaccgtaagtgcattaTGTAGCTAAACAATTAAGATGAttttagggctaagattgcttcgtaagTCGGTGCTCTAGACCGATTGTCGGAAATATGATTAGTGTATCAGTAACAGACTACCTGTGAAATATTATGGCCATGTTGTGTAAATCTGTTGCACGTGTTTTGTAGTACACCGTGCAATAAATTATATCTGTGCATGAATCAGAAAGATGGAAACTTACCTTACCTATATATTATAGTTGGAAAGTCGTTTGTACAAAAGAAATATTGGAtctttaaaatgatttattttgttttatgatataTAATTTGCTTTTATTGTTTGCAGAGACTTTTGGATCTGTTTTGCATACCACGAAAGCAGAGGGGATCGGCGGAGTTGCGTCCCTTGAGTACAACCCAAAGACTCGTGTTGTGAACTACGCTATCACATTTGACGGAGTTTTTAATCAGAAACGTAAGATGACACTTATTTAGATAGTTGTTTTAGAATAAAAATTTAGCTTTCTATTAGACACTGTATTTTGATCCAAATTGTTGTCGACATTATATACGACGGAACATGCCAgcagtgtctgtgtgtgtgtgtgtgtgtgtgtgtgtgtggccaactttgtgctggcaattggtagtctgaccctagcattgGACAACCCACGAGAGCtatgtgaattaggcccctggttatTTTAGTCTGATATGTACTTGCTCCTATTTTCTAGTGTTTTCTAATACGTTTAACACTTGGACAGTTTCGtagttttataatttgtttgtcTCTTGCAGATTTCAATGGTGAATATTACGTTACGATTGAGCGCAACACGAAGATTGTGCACCAGTCTATGGGCAAAATCACTCGACGGGTACTTATAGCTTTTTCTTATATctcattataattaattaaataaaatcacaacaGACACAAGCGCGTTCTGCAGAAATTATACAATAAGCCTTATAAGCCTTATTTAGTATCGGTTTTGacagtagattaagtaaatctGTTTTACATATTGTGATTGTTTGAAACAATCTTTTTCTATCCAACAAATaggaaaattatatatttattcgattaaattttttttttaccaatcaGATCACTGGGATCTGATACCTCATCAAAAATAATcagaatatttttcatattatataattattgttcatGGTTAATCCGCATCATtgtcataatttattaatatattcaaCAATTCTATTCTGTCTAGGTCAATCAGATCTCTGGATTCTGGAAGCTCAGCAGAAAAAGGGAAGCCAAGTATCTCGCGCGCGGTCGTCTGCTCCTGCGTCTGACATCACGAAATGGCGCCACAATCAGCGGCGACCTGAAACCCCGGCTAACTTGTGGAGGTAACGTCGTCTTCTTCACTAGATTCAATTCTTTGTCTAAAACTTAACACTATGCTTTCTATacacagtttaaaaatatacttagcttgatatttttgtttattgtattatatatatatttcttttctatACTTACCTTTTGTAACACCCAATAACGGATGTGTATTTTTGAGTTGGagcagtggcagatccagaaaatccattgggggtggggtggggggggcaatgacaggcggaatgccaatggaactttggtggaggtttggagggggtcgtaaaaaaaatgaaaattaatatataataaaattataactgtcgcaaaatttaggggcgGCCCGGGCCACTGGGGCCCCCTTCTAGATCCACCTctgtggggtgtcgttaaacattaattaattcatgattccattcacAACACGACTGGGTTGTGAGGAGAATAGTCTGAGGACATTAACAtagtgggtgtttttgtttttttcacagcaAATAcatctaattaaaaataattaaaaaaaccctattgTGGTGGGTATCGGGGAACTAGTCCGTAACTTGCGCTATGGCAATCGTAAGtctacgtctgcgactagctgTTATATCGGTTTACcggtacatgtgtttggcatccatTTCATGCAGAAAGTAGCATCATTACGgaagaaagaaaatgatatatgtgtacttcaaacgATATTTCTTGAACTGTTAGTAGTACCAGAATAGTGGTTtggtcgtagatttacgtttacattcAAAACTAGTCTTACGATGTTTTGACCAAATTGGGCACTGACTTTTACTACATATAATCTATTTTTTCCAAccttctaaaacattttcattatggaaTATTCGTAATAGCCATTTCCTCGTTATGGATTATGCTAGTATATCTTACCTTtactagaaaaaaaaccccaaacacataataatatttttttattatgcatgATAAGAGaccatgttttttctttttctttcatcgACATGACGCAAGTTGCGAGACCGAGACTAcgaatatgacgtcatttttctttaatccaaaacatttctatttCAGTATTCCAAGCTCTCCTGTCAGGCTCAGAAGCCTTAGAAGCTTCTAGAACATCAGCCGCTGGATCGGTCGTTTTGGAGCTCAGAGAAAAGGGAGTCGTTGATTATCAAATAAGGGTCAGCGGGGTCAAGGACGAGGTCACGAGCATCAGGATAGAGGGAAGTGCAAGCAAGAACAACCGGCGACGAGTTATTGGAAATGTACACAAGACGTTCGTCAAGGATTTCGGCTCTTATTCAGGATGGGTGTGTATTGTTTATtgtgtattcatttatttatctagAGCGGGACGTGGTaagtggtatcctgtctgtgggatggtgcatataaaagatcccttgctactaatggaaaatatagcgggtttcctctttaagactgtcaaaattaccaaatgtttgacttcaaCAGccaatgcttaataaatcaatgtgctctagtggtttcgttaaacaaaacaaaccttttgtaATTTCTTTATCTGTTGCTTATCtgtgtgcttgtgtgtttgttttggaaATGTTGCATTTGTTATACTTTCtgaataacactttttttttttcaatatttttattattatttctttttaaataaggAAACAAATAAGTTAGTACCAGGGTTTTAATGTATTGGTGTAGATTAAATGCCTTCATATGTGAGATTTATAGATATGCAATTTTTCTTccatgttgataaaaaaaaaaaaatgcagaaaAATTACAAGtctttataaatattgtttattcagAGTAACGGAACTTTTAAAAAGATGAAGGCGGAGGATATCGTTATGCTGCTGTCCAATCAGCTGTACATCAACGTTGCTACGACCAATCACAGGATCAGCGAGCTGAGGGGACGTGTCATGGAACTGCCATACCAAGAGAGTAAAGACGAAGGTAAGTTTTTTATTGGTATATTCCTCAAGAACTAGTTTAAAGCAGTATGAAAACTGATTCTTAGAATCTCTATTTAAACACTATTATTTGTTAACAATATCGTGAAACCAACGCCCAAAACAGAAtgttagaatgaatgaatgtttaacaacaccccagcacgaaaaatacatcggctattgggtgtcacacaatGGATTTTCATGTTAGATAACCATATGACACATCTCTGtcacaaagaaaaaaacagctAAGATAGATATCCCTAATCCTGATATAACATAATGGACAGACCCACGATGTCAAACGATGAAAAATAATGGCCAAATTACAAGTAGAATCCTGAAGAATAAACGAGTGCATTTATTAAAgctgataatgttaacaaatgattaattattttattttatttttagcgtTCCCTGTTACCCTGACACCTTTCACGCCAAAGAGCCGTGGTGCCGCTGCGCATGCGTGGTTGTCAATGGAAATTGGCTGTCGTCTGCGTTATGAGATCTTTGTGTCTGGTTTCCAGAACAATGTCAGTCCGTTCAGCATTCTCCTTGGTAGCCATAGCAACCGTCTTGAAGGATCTGCAATTCTTGGGTCGGAGGAAGGATTAGGACAAAGCACAgtctttgaaacaaaaaaggtaACGTTTCGTTTATTTGACCATCTCAATAAATGTTCTGTCATATGTCGATCAATAATAGATcagtgtaaaaataaaattgacctACGTTTGGCAATAATCAACGTTTAAACGTTCGAGAACTATTTGACTGATATCATCGTGTTctgtcataaaaaaataaaaaataaaattcaaagcatgtcgctaaataaaacattgcttctTTCCTTTCCAACTAGACAAAAGGGGTATTTTAGAACACCCCTCCAAACCTTATTCGGTGCGGCCCTGGTAGAAAGGcgaactaaaatatatttgtttactgtTTATAGATCTGTAACTTCGAAATCTGTAACTCATATTCCGTAACGCTAGTaacttttaaatattcattatgtttattagaacttattaatattcatttgtTATAACTAATGAATATTGATTACTGCAGGCTTCAGGAAGTGTGGGTGATGTTCCGGATGACTTGTTGCGAGATCTGGACGAGGGGAAGGCGTACCTACAGATCAACATGGGCAGCACCGGGGACGCCGTCCTCGTGGCTAATGTAAGTATACAGTTAATTACATCATCAGCGACGACAACATCTTAAATCAGAAAACTTGTGTTTGCTCATttggtattaaatattaattaaacagttaaagtgtgttttatttaacgacaccagtagagcacattgatttattgatcatcggctactggatgtcaaacatttggtaattctgacatatagttttaagagaggaaaccccctacatttttgtttttatctctttagtagcaagggatcttttatatgcaacatcccacagacaggatagtacatgccaccgcctttgatatgccGTCGTGGTACACTctctggtacgagaaatagctcaatggccCTATCTAATATATATTAGCTAGTAAGGACACCTGTTTTTCAGGCATTGCGCTGCATTTTAGGGCAGGTCCAAAGGTTACCTTGCCGGTGGTAGCTCTTAAGAATACATTGGAATTAGTGGTCCTCGGTAGCCCCACACCCCCACACCTAATGGCCGCTGATCGCCAAAGTCCCCTTTTATTCGCCAATGTTTACGAATTTTCTTTTTAGAATTCGCTATCTTTATCGCAGTGTTATATTTCGAcgcagaattattaaatttatcattTACATATTCATGTACACAACGATTATTCTAATTTCAGGTCAGCTTGCCCAACACGTGTTGGGAGTACTCCAATGACGTGGACACGGACATCCTGGTTGACGAACAGGGCGTGGTCGACCCGTCACTCAAGATGCGCTGTTACTATGAGGGGCGGTACTACGATGATCTGGACCACTGGCTCCCCGTGCAGAATTCAACGTGCAACACGTGCAGCTGTGTGGTAAGTACTTGGTTCATTAACAATGTTAAGACCATGTACGTTGATTATttcttgtctctgtctctctctctctctgtctctgcctgtctgtctgtctgtcataaTGTTCTATCAACTGAAGGAGCTAGTAATTTACCAGTGCATAATGTTCAGTTTGGGTCTACAAAATCGTTAATATATTAGTTCGCTATATTACATGTATCTAGTTAAAGAACTGCGATTTGTCATTCGTTGCAGTGGTATACGATTGCATTCTTTACATTTACCactaaaagaaattaaaagaatTAGTGTccgaattattaaatgtttgacatccaatagccagtagttaattaatcaattaattaagtgttctctagcggtgtcgttaaatacatttatctCTTATAGTGATTTGTAGTTTGTagatactgttttgttttacagaacAATGGATCCTGTTCCCTTAGAATATAGTAATTTTCATAAAGTGTCTTCATTCTTCAAATCTATCTTATTTTACTAGAAAGGTTCCGTGAACTGCCATCACCTGCCCTGTCCTGAACTGGCCTGTCTCAATCCAGTCACCAAAGATGGCGTCTGTTGCCCAACTTGCCCGGATGAAGGTCAACAATACTGTAAGTTGGAAGGCGATCTGCGCAGACACCCAGTCGGCCGGAAGTGGCACCCGTTCCTACCTCAGATTGGATTCTCGAAATGCGTCATGTGTCAATGCAAggtattttgttataattatatcatagCCCACCGTTtcgtattatttatttttgtttctgtttttctttcatttattgattaattcattcattttattcgttcattttatttattcattcattcattcattttattcattcattcattcattcattcattcattcattcattcattcattcattcattcattcatttatttattcaatcaTTTATTACCATTACTTTTAATAAGCTATATAATAGTCATTAATTTAGTTTCTTTtttgattgaaacattttattgcttttcaaagaacaaatggattaggcacaagttacacaacttactaggccttctccaaaagaaattaaaggcatactgtcacagatttaaggaccttatttctctaaaaatagataataaataaagattacattaattgttggaaaccaaatctagctatcgtatcaccttaactgaaccatgatggagtgaaatccatgtcatccctctcggcaattttaatttttgaattatagaccattgcTATAATtcaattacaaaatgtcattaatatggtggttatgaagtaggttgaataaagtacatttagggacaaatcaaattatatttgttcaggtaatactttgttagaccattaaataggtcagtggtctgtgacaatatgcctttaatggtTCTGTTTCTTTTCGTattttcacaatttatttttacaatgtttaatCATAACAAATTCAACCGTCTCTATATTTATTTGGGCAGTCAAAAGTATTTATAAATCCATATAAAAGTGGTGGAAATTCAGATCTTTACATGaccttattttattatttcagcctGGTGCTATCCCAGAATGCAGCCGTCTTCCGTGTCCGAAGCTTACATGTCCGTCAATTCAGCGAGTTCGACGTCAGTCAGACGACTGCTGTCAGATTTGTGATGGTAAGTGTTTGAAGCAATcgggtatgtgctgccctgtcaaAAATGTAATTTGTTCTTGCTAATTGGTAGCAACAATAATTTATGTGGCTGCAGCGGACTGGCCTGATAATCTATGATGAATTTGATGATGGTAAATTATActaatggtaatgatgatgatgaagatgatgatctCAACACCACATCAACATCTGTTAATTATTTATTCTAAGGCCAGTACATAGATTTTTCTAGGACTAAGCAGCCAACCATTACGCCATGTCCTAGATAGACAGatagctcagatagctgaggtgtgcccagtaTATCGTTCTTGAACAATTTAATTGGTGATATATACCAAAAATCAAGCTAAAACTGTGTTATCATTATCTTTGTTAAAAGTTGTAACACATATGCTACTAAACTTGTTAACAATAGTAATAACATACGAAAACCTTAccgtttaaatataataatattaatatattattaagtctgaagaaaatatatattttgtgattttgCTTATAATTctgtaaattaatgtatatgtacCATATTTTGCTGACAACAATAGTTATATTACTTGATGATGCGAAACGTCTTTAGATTTTCAAATGTAACACATTCTTAAGCAATATTGTCACGATCTTTACATGCCTTCTCTTTTTCGTTTTAGCGTCTATTGTGGCGGAACCGGAAGTGAAGCTGCTGAAGGATATCAACATGATTGGCGCATGCACGTTCATGCAGCGCGTCTTCCCGCACGGCTCCAAATGGCATCCAAGAGTCGCCCCCTTCGGTCAGATGAAATGCGTCAACTGTCGCTGTAGCGTAAGTATTATAAGACAAACTCTTATTTGGAAATATAACCAGCCTCGATGGTGTAGTGTACTGCAGTgtagtggttaatccatcggacgtatggctagtaggtactgggttcgcatcctggtaccagctcccaccccgagcgagtttaacgactcagtgtgtaggtgtagTACATCTTAATGTTGTTGTCATTTGACGTGTATTTAAAGGTGACAAAATTACCCCATCTCCCTGTGTCTTTGAATAATACATCACTCGCCACATTGTCACCGTTTTCATATTTTTAGGTTGTTTTTTTAGTACATAATAAGTTGCTGCAGAAGTTGGTAATAAGTCATGTTATGTACTTCCACCATTATTCGCTTTCTTTCTAATGAAATCGAATATAACAGTTACTATGATGTGACAAACCTCGACCTTGAAAATGGAGATATCACTATCGCTACATCTTCGATCCAGGAAAGTCATATTTAACTCCCTTTATCCATGCAAATTTATATCGTATCGATATGGCAATACCTTAAATGGACTcctaatttaaaaagaaaagtttcTGCCGTGACGACTGATGTGTCAAAAAGCACGTTAAACTACGATATATGATAATAGTATTAAACATGGTATaacacgtatatcaaatgcacttttatgttactataatagttttcttaataatgaaaaatgtgtttgtttaattttagcatGGAGAGTACACCTGCAGACGTCAGAAGTGTCCCAGACTGACGTGTAAACGAAAGATCAGGAAAGCCAACAGCTGCTGCAGTCTGTGTGCATGTAAGTAATACTTATTGATTAAAGGCACAATCGCAAGGATTTGGAATACTATACACTTTACATACGATGATTTTCTGCTAACGCCATGGGCAAGCgatattagcgctaagatcacagTAGGTGCATAACTATCATATGCTGCTAGCTGATGTTAAGAATTTAGCAatgaatgacaccccagcacgaaaaatgcatcggctgttgggtgccaaactaaggtaaatacatgaatgaaatgagattatttattatttcatctCCATATCTCCTTATTAtcaatgggttttttcatttgtagtagtagtagtattatcaCAATATTGTCATTTCTGTTCCAACCATGATTCTGGCATCATTACTAGTTAGTCATTACGAGCTTTGTCATcagattataattttattatcatcaaATCGTAATTTTATTGTCATTAAATTATCATTCCAGCCAATCAGCCAGAGGAAGATTTGTCAAAGAAAGACGACAAAGCTATTTGTGAATTCGGAGGACGTCGGTATAACGAAGGAGAAAAATGGCGGCCACCAGCGTCTCCAAACGGTAACGGAAGGTGCGCCATTTGCAAGTgtaaagaaggaaacgtcagATGCAGACTTAGGTGTCCAAAACGGAAGTGCAAAGATCCTTTCAGCACAGACCCGTGTTGTCGACAGTGTGCAGGTcagtgtttaattattattatttaaaaaaaaatgatatattcatttgtttaaaaaacaaaattcaattgTAATTTTTAAGTTTTGATTGATTTTGAATGATTATGATCTCGATTATgattttaatattgatttttattttaatatatatttttatatttttaattttaattttaatttgtaattatgttctaatttaaacaaaaaaataaaattaaaaggtcAATGACATTGATCTGCTTTAcgattgattaattattttattaaggtGTGATCAATTTATAAACTTTTCACAATTTACACCTTCGTATATAT
Proteins encoded:
- the LOC121389684 gene encoding chordin-like encodes the protein MDLVLPLFVLLAMSVTWTGARRSNIPLIGDAIERKQSRTPGCWLGGTFYHLEQRWSPKLLPHGTMHCVKCQCIPIEKKGVLLHRGQIICKNIKLDCPKPDCSNAILLPGKCCKTCPDQMNSFEDNFSFASDKKKKSTLSGDQYEQIGKAEFTALLVGRNVRRQAVTTRSVAVVRITVENRELTYSVRYTRLDHPKFLQITDANGNILVESPIVKKRSGDKKLCGVWKKIPSVYLQYFREKRLFAVITTSRYPKGLVAGRVVPNANVHKETFGSVLHTTKAEGIGGVASLEYNPKTRVVNYAITFDGVFNQKHFNGEYYVTIERNTKIVHQSMGKITRRVNQISGFWKLSRKREAKYLARGRLLLRLTSRNGATISGDLKPRLTCGVFQALLSGSEALEASRTSAAGSVVLELREKGVVDYQIRVSGVKDEVTSIRIEGSASKNNRRRVIGNVHKTFVKDFGSYSGWSNGTFKKMKAEDIVMLLSNQLYINVATTNHRISELRGRVMELPYQESKDEAFPVTLTPFTPKSRGAAAHAWLSMEIGCRLRYEIFVSGFQNNVSPFSILLGSHSNRLEGSAILGSEEGLGQSTVFETKKASGSVGDVPDDLLRDLDEGKAYLQINMGSTGDAVLVANVSLPNTCWEYSNDVDTDILVDEQGVVDPSLKMRCYYEGRYYDDLDHWLPVQNSTCNTCSCVKGSVNCHHLPCPELACLNPVTKDGVCCPTCPDEGQQYCKLEGDLRRHPVGRKWHPFLPQIGFSKCVMCQCKPGAIPECSRLPCPKLTCPSIQRVRRQSDDCCQICDASIVAEPEVKLLKDINMIGACTFMQRVFPHGSKWHPRVAPFGQMKCVNCRCSHGEYTCRRQKCPRLTCKRKIRKANSCCSLCASNQPEEDLSKKDDKAICEFGGRRYNEGEKWRPPASPNGNGRCAICKCKEGNVRCRLRCPKRKCKDPFSTDPCCRQCAERKRQKSRRRNKKNKRGNSKAD